A genomic region of Drosophila kikkawai strain 14028-0561.14 chromosome X, DkikHiC1v2, whole genome shotgun sequence contains the following coding sequences:
- the LOC108080229 gene encoding uncharacterized protein, which produces MPAPRLPGPETARMLHSSYNRAPRRKLIPNLFSSILQVIADSDHPLTEPEIVVAISKRMNRNDEELKRQITVGLQDALITGYLRMKNLRYSVVTNRLEQLQSRAASSSSGMAGSSWISQATASESMESLDVSGETTREMESEN; this is translated from the coding sequence ATGCCCGCTCCCAGGCTTCCTGGACCAGAGACTGCCAGAATGCTGCACAGCAGCTACAATCGTGCACCGCGGCGCAAACTCATTCCAAATCTTTTTAGCAGCATCCTGCAGGTGATCGCCGACTCGGATCATCCCCTGACGGAGCCCGAAATTGTAGTGGCCATTTCCAAGCGAATGAATCGCAATGACGAGGAGCTAAAGCGCCAGATTACAGTCGGCCTGCAGGATGCCCTCATCACGGGCTATCTGCGTATGAAGAATCTTCGCTATTCGGTGGTGACCAATCGCCTGGAGCAGCTCCAGAGTCGTGCCGCCAGCTCCTCGTCGGGAATGGCTGGGTCCTCCTGGATATCACAAGCTACAGCATCCGAATCGATGGAGTCTTTGGATGTTAGTGGAGAGACAACTAGGGAGATGGAATctgaaaattaa